In Nicotiana tabacum cultivar K326 chromosome 11, ASM71507v2, whole genome shotgun sequence, a single window of DNA contains:
- the LOC107793398 gene encoding remorin → MAEEAAKDVAEDKAIVPLALPPSQEEKDKPDDDSKAVAILETKALVPVEKRGSIDRDATLARFTTEKRLSLIKAWEESEKSKAENKAQRKQSEILAWENSKKASLEAELKRIEEQLLKKKAEYIEKMKNKIALLHKSAEEKRAIIEAKRGEDLLMAEETAAKHRATETSPKKPLLGCF, encoded by the exons atgGCAGAAGAAGCAGCTAAGGATGTTGCCGAGGATAAAGCCATTGTTCCATTAGCTCTTCCTCCTTctcaagaagaaaaagacaaaccCGATGATGACTCAAAAGCTGTTGCCATCCTCGAAACTA AAGCACTAGTACCTGTTGAGAAAAGAGGATCTATTGACAGAG ATGCAACTCTTGCACGATTTACGACAGAGAAGAGGTTGTCCCTAATCAAAGCATGGGAAGAAAGTGAGAAATCAAAAGCTGAAAACAA AGCTCAGAGAAAGCAATCTGAAATCCTTGCTTGGGAGAACAGCAAGAAAGCAAGCTTGGAGGCTGAGCTCAAAAGGATTGAG GAGCAATTGTTGAAAAAGAAGGCAGAGTACattgagaaaatgaaaaacaagATTGCTCTACTCCACAAGTCAgcagaagaaaagagagcgataATTGAAGCTAAACGTGGAGAAGATCTTCTTATGGCAGAGGAGACAGCAGCAAAACACCGTGCAACTGAAACTTCTCCAAAGAAACCTCTCCTTGGATGTTTTTGA